The Coleofasciculaceae cyanobacterium genome includes a region encoding these proteins:
- a CDS encoding Mu transposase C-terminal domain-containing protein: MSDSLSDLLPNLNELPESSRAIAWERYQILRPHLEDAIPLSRTISDAGIPLRTAQRWVANYKQSGLAGLCRSKRKDNGTHKIVNAEVQKVIEGLALQKPAMSKATIHRRVNDWCIRSEITPPSYETVYGIIRNLDPALMTLAHEGTKAYKQAFDLLHRHNAKESNAIWQADHTLLDIWIFDEKEQPVRPWLTIIMDDYSRAIAGYYISFDAPSALQTALALKQSIWRKNNPAWHICGIPEILYTDQGSDFTSHHSSQVCLDLKIQLIFSTIGEPRGRGKIERFFRTVNQLLLAKLPGYAPPGHKSPNPILNFNQLDSEFERFLIEYHQAEHSQTKEAPGKRWNSKGFLPQLPESLEKLDLLLLTIKDTRRIQRDGIKFQGLRYTDPLLANYIGEDISIRYDPRDMTEIRVYYQNKFLCRAICPDLSTQTVTLKEIKAARNQRRKQLKQQIKDRVSIVDALMGNPKKSPITNYPLETSQTTENSQPPKHKLKLYFNE, translated from the coding sequence ATGTCTGATTCATTGAGTGATCTATTACCCAACCTTAACGAGTTACCAGAAAGCTCAAGGGCAATAGCCTGGGAACGTTATCAGATATTACGCCCTCATCTTGAAGATGCTATTCCTCTCAGTCGAACAATCTCCGATGCTGGTATTCCCTTGAGGACTGCCCAACGTTGGGTGGCAAATTATAAACAGTCAGGTTTAGCAGGATTATGCCGTAGTAAACGCAAAGATAACGGTACTCATAAAATTGTAAATGCTGAGGTTCAAAAAGTGATTGAAGGATTGGCTTTACAAAAACCAGCCATGAGCAAAGCTACTATTCATCGTCGAGTCAATGATTGGTGCATTCGTTCAGAAATTACCCCTCCTTCTTACGAGACAGTATATGGAATTATCCGCAATCTAGACCCAGCTTTAATGACACTAGCACACGAAGGAACAAAAGCCTACAAACAAGCCTTTGATTTACTTCATCGCCATAATGCAAAGGAATCCAATGCTATCTGGCAAGCAGATCATACTCTGCTAGATATCTGGATATTTGATGAAAAAGAACAGCCAGTAAGACCTTGGCTTACCATCATTATGGACGATTATAGTAGAGCGATCGCAGGATACTATATTTCCTTTGATGCTCCCTCTGCTTTACAAACAGCATTGGCTCTAAAACAGAGCATTTGGCGTAAAAACAATCCTGCTTGGCATATCTGTGGTATTCCCGAAATACTCTACACAGATCAGGGCAGTGATTTTACTTCTCACCATAGTTCGCAAGTCTGTTTAGATCTGAAAATCCAACTGATATTCTCTACTATTGGCGAACCCAGAGGTAGAGGTAAGATTGAACGTTTTTTCAGAACTGTCAATCAACTACTGTTAGCCAAATTGCCTGGGTATGCACCACCTGGACACAAATCGCCTAATCCAATTCTGAATTTTAATCAGCTTGATTCCGAATTTGAAAGATTTCTCATTGAGTATCATCAAGCAGAACATAGTCAGACAAAAGAAGCTCCAGGCAAACGTTGGAATAGCAAGGGGTTTCTACCCCAACTACCAGAATCATTAGAAAAATTAGATCTGCTGTTGTTGACTATTAAAGATACGAGACGCATTCAAAGAGATGGTATTAAATTTCAGGGCTTGAGATATACAGATCCTTTACTAGCAAACTATATCGGCGAAGATATCAGCATTCGTTATGACCCCAGAGATATGACAGAAATCAGAGTTTACTATCAAAATAAATTTCTCTGTCGCGCTATCTGTCCTGATTTGTCTACTCAAACCGTAACCCTCAAAGAAATTAAGGCTGCTCGCAATCAAAGACGCAAACAACTCAAACAGCAGATTAAAGACAGGGTATCTATTGTTGATGCCTTAATGGGAAATCCCAAGAAGTCTCCGATTACTAATTATCCTCTAGAAACATCACAAACAACCGAGAACAGTCAACCCCCCAAGCACAAGTTGAAACTATATTTTAATGAATAA
- a CDS encoding recombinase family protein — translation MKIGYARVSTNDQNLSNQISLLKENGCEDIFEEKISGAKKTCPELEKLLSQIRASDTLVVCKLDRLARSTHHLLEIVETLREKKVAFYSLGEPWADTTSHAGKMIMTVFAGIAEFERDLIRERTSVGRKAAMKRGVRFGRPKKLSREQKELILKLREEGKSATELAKTFNVDRSTIYRLSNV, via the coding sequence TTGAAAATCGGCTACGCTCGCGTTAGTACAAATGACCAAAATCTCTCAAATCAGATTTCTTTACTCAAAGAGAATGGCTGCGAAGATATTTTTGAAGAAAAAATTTCAGGAGCTAAAAAAACTTGTCCTGAATTAGAGAAGTTGCTGAGTCAGATTCGCGCATCTGACACTTTGGTAGTTTGTAAATTAGATCGCTTGGCTCGCTCAACTCACCATCTGCTAGAAATTGTTGAAACTCTACGAGAGAAAAAGGTAGCCTTCTATTCTTTGGGAGAACCTTGGGCAGATACCACTTCTCATGCAGGGAAAATGATTATGACCGTCTTTGCAGGTATAGCCGAGTTTGAACGAGATTTAATTCGAGAACGTACCAGTGTGGGGCGAAAAGCTGCAATGAAGAGAGGGGTCAGATTTGGTCGTCCGAAAAAACTGTCTCGCGAACAAAAAGAATTAATTCTCAAATTGAGAGAAGAAGGTAAGTCAGCTACCGAGTTAGCTAAAACCTTCAATGTAGACCGTTCCACCATTTATCGTTTATCAAATGTCTGA